One window of the Magnolia sinica isolate HGM2019 chromosome 19, MsV1, whole genome shotgun sequence genome contains the following:
- the LOC131234369 gene encoding molybdenum cofactor sulfurase-like, giving the protein MFSKFSLRSKGIRSQKEKNSRYGQINSTLPTDKDDYNRKENQSYSASTSVSQSEQKISLNSEVSTPLAHVADRNLTSLSSFGWFSTHDSKQSQRASSATSDDIGIETYVLVPYEDAEEQFLQENEGYFMHLSVDNVRKDQYPKLELERLVYLDHATCPLYSHFQVEQHMQIILEQDGPYLGTISAVNNPSTDCNTYIDETSKRLLDLFNATQDDYTVIFTPGLASCYRLFGDMHPFQKGSLLLISPDAHEFVRYVANASVQRGAKTEPMPLRKTDLCVNTNAMHQLLTTRGWTGFGNGLLIYPVQSCSSGMRHSLNWIVEAHQNGWKVLLDVASCLPTVNADLSLYQPEFVVGSLHHILGYPSDVGFLLVRRSSHSICSQRGTARLKIAEAPEHGKCVHVVTEGESLSIHTFAALKFGLEHLETVGFSAMQDRVQSLFAWLVKTLKSLKHQADEKPLVQMYGSLDLKYRGSILVFNILDSTGNAFPAGLVQRLAERNNIFLGICCFSNPELSLLLHPKSGRRTGRAGKDASTFQLSAVRLSLGPVSTFEDVYRLAEFLTHFGDEDYTSSEAVGYVEEHIQYC; this is encoded by the exons ATGTTTTCCAAGTTCTCCCTTCGAAGCAAAGGCATCCGATCTCAg AAGGAAAAGAATAGTCGTTATGGTCAGATCAATTCAACACTCCCCACTGACAAAGACGATTACAATCGAAAGGAAAACCAATCCTATTCTGCATCGACCAGCGTCTCTCAATCTGAACAGAAGATATCACTGAATTCAGAAGTCTCAACTCCCTTAGCCCATGTCGCAGACAGAAATCTAACTAGCCTCAGCTCGTTCGGGTGGTTCTCAACACATGACAGCAAACAAAGCCAAAGAGCTTCTTCTGCCACTTCTGACGATATCGGAATTGAGACCTATGTGCTAGTTCCCTATGAAGATGCTGAAGAACAGTTCTTGCAAGAGAACGAAGGCTACTTCATGCATCTGTCAGTGGACAATGTGCGAAAGGATCAGTACCCGAAGCTTGAATTGGAGAGACTAGTTTATCTGGACCATGCAACTTGCCCGTTGTATTCACACTTTCAG GTAGAGCAGCACATGCAGATCATACTCGAACAGGATGGCCCTTACTTAGGGACGATCTCGGCTGTAAATAATCCATCCACAGACTGCAACACTTATATTGACGAAACATCCAAACGCCTTTTGGATCTTTTTAATGCGACACAAGACGACTACACCGTAATTTTCACTCCAGGGCTAGCATCCTGTTACCGCCTCTTCGGCGACATGCACCCATTTCAAAAGGGCAGCCTCCTTCTCATCAGCCCAGACGCCCACGAATTCGTTCGATATGTAGCAAATGCATCAGTCCAACGCGGTGCGAAAACAGAACCAATGCCTCTAAGAAAGACTGACTTGTGTGTCAACACCAATGCCATGCACCAATTGCTGACAACGCGAGGTTGGACAGGCTTTGGAAATGGGCTTTTGATCTACCCCGTGCAATCTTGCTCGTCGGGGATGCGGCATTCATTGAATTGGATCGTggaggcccaccaaaatggatggaaagtcCTTCTAGACGTAGCAAGCTGCTTGCCGACCGTTAATGCTGATCTCTCTTTGTATCAACCAGAGTTCGTCGTGGGATCTTTGCACCACATTCTCGGGTACCCTTCAGACGTCGGATTCTTGCTTGTTCGGAGGAGTTCTCATTCAATATGTAGTCAGAGAGGGACAGCTCGGTTGAAGATAGCTGAGGCGCCGGAGCATGGGAAATGCGTTCATGTCGTAACGGAAGGCGAGAGCTTGAGCATTCATACATTTGCAGCTCTGAAATTTGGATTGGAGCATTTGGAGACTGTCGGTTTTTCCGCCATGCAGGATCGAGTCCAGAGCTTGTTTGCTTGGTTGGTTAAGACCCTCAAGTCATTGAAGCACCAGGCAGATGAGAAGCCACTAGTGCAG ATGTATGGATCTCTAGACCTAAAATACAGAGGCTCCATATTGGTATTCAACATCTTAGATTCAACCGGAAATGCATTCCCTGCGGGACTCGTTCAGCGCCTGGCAGAGAGAAACAACATATTTCTAGGCATTTGCTGTTTCAGCAATCCAGAACTGTCTCTCCTTTTACACCCGAAATCAGGCAGACGAACAGGCCGTGCAGGCAAGGATGCATCCACCTTTCAATTATCAGCCGTTCGTTTATCGCTGGGCCCGGTATCAACGTTCGAAGATGTCTACAGGCTGGCAGAATTCTTGACCCACTTTGGGGATGAAGATTACACGTCGTCGGAAGCTGTTGGATATGTAGAAGAGCACATTCAGTATTGTTAA